From a single Andrena cerasifolii isolate SP2316 chromosome 8, iyAndCera1_principal, whole genome shotgun sequence genomic region:
- the LOC143372123 gene encoding uncharacterized protein LOC143372123, whose translation MWLRAALITVLQLTTLLIGGTTPDTDFAIKEFQDHPGIYFENLGDLQIYRDSWKLILHLDISYIYRRESNLQAALYDILAQCKTPSTNNLQKFCKTFGTKIQSKVDRVTKFLTYVQQTISSAPKQRRGLIDGLGYIGKSLFGLMDSEDRKIINDQIDFLKRQDSRLKNTIKGQMQIVRANAELLNETIHNVQENEKTLLNATWQIQYLLQQTTDITRFRETIDENLILINSVAETLLRDTQDLLEFIMDIKKGVLNPQLMPPAQIITYLTSALAHIPQGLDFPIGIKLENMHVLYDILTLSAFSDTKSITVVLDIPLLSAKKFKLSKVHPVPTKVNDSFYAYIEPLDSYVVLDTSVQDYIQLSKQDLTECKTINELYLCTSNHPMFKAIPYGPCEVQLYTKLTQKPNNCKIRIMTLKHTILIELQQPGTWIYIAPKQIQLAVTCGDKNTNMYSIKDSGIITIRNKCTITTAEFTIETGKQYGIEKTWNYLPGYNLTLDEITFPQTTVNSYRHTNFELKRIIKHPEELNKVSKKLEDLQNDLEKPEIIPTEYHYSFFTLSSVTGFITTTLCMFALYKCIVRCKAKTPRHCTTDNTSRDKTTQKPEAIIKIVSKEETSSTNSL comes from the exons atgtggttgcgagcagcctt gattaccgtcctacaattgacgacactactcataggaggaacaacccccgacacagacttcgctataaaagaatttcaagatcacccgggcatttacttcgaaaacttaggcgatctacagatttaccgggatagttggaaactaatactacacttagacatatcgtacatttaccgacgcgaatcaaatctccaggcagcactatatgacatacttgctcagtgtaaaacaccttctactaataacttacaaaaattctgtaaaacgtttggcacgaaaattcaaagcaaagtagaccgcgtaaccaaattccttacttacgtccaacaaaccataagctccgcaccaaaacagcgtcgcgggctaatagacggattaggttacataggcaaatcactcttcggactaatggattccgaagacagaaagataatcaacgaccaaatagacttcctaaaaagacaagacagtagattaaagaatacaatcaaagggcaaatgcaaattgtaagagctaacgccgaacttctaaatgaaactatacacaacgtacaagaaaatgaaaaaacccttttaaacgcaacttggcaaattcaatacttactacaacagacgactgacattactagatttcgagagacaatagacgaaaacctcatactaataaatagcgtcgcggaaacactcctgcgtgacacacaagacttgttagaattcataatggatataaagaaaggagtccttaacccacaattaatgccaccggcacaaatcataacatacctcacttcagcactcgctcacatcccgcaaggattagacttcccaatcggaataaaactagaaaatatgcacgtcctatacgacatccttacactttccgcattttcggatacgaaatcaattaccgtagtactagatatcccattgttgagcgcaaagaaattcaaattaagcaaggtacacccggtacccacaaaggtaaacgattcgttctacgcgtatatagaacccctcgactcatacgtggtactcgacacctcggtgcaagattacatacaactaagcaaacaagacctaacagaatgtaaaactataaacgagctatatctctgcacctcaaaccatccaatgttcaaagcgataccatacggaccctgcgaagtacagttgtacacaaaattgacgcaaaaaccgaacaattgtaaaatacgaatcatgacactgaaacacacgatcctgatagaattacaacaaccgggcacatggatttatatcgcaccgaaacaaatacaactagcagtaacctgcggcgataaaaacacaaacatgtatagtattaaggactctggtataataacgataagaaataaatgtactatcactaccgccgaatttacgatagaaaccggaaaacaatacggaatagaaaaaacatggaactacttacctggttacaatttgacactagacgaaattacgtttccacagaccactgtaaattcgtaccgacataccaattttgaacttaaaagaataatcaaacacccggaagaattaaataaagttagtaaaaaattagaagacttacaaaacgatttagaaaaacccgagattataccaaccgagtatcactatagcttctttacactatcctctgtgacgggatttatcacaactacactatgtatgttcgcactttacaaatgcattgtacgctgcaaagcaaaaacaccacgacactgtaccacagacaacacgagtcgcgacaaaacaacacaaaaacccgaagcgataatcaaaatagttagtaaggaggaaacgtcttccactaattctctttaa